In the genome of Marivivens sp. LCG002, the window ATCAGTTTACCCTTAACCTTCTGATCGTAGGCGCGACCTTTGCGCTCTACATCGGGATCGCAATCTGGGCGCGTGCAGGCACGACCTCGGAATTCTATGCAGCCGGTCGCGGCGTGAACCCCATCATGAACGGTATGGCAACCGGTGCAGACTGGATGTCGGCCGCGTCGTTCATCTCGATGGCGGGTATCATCGCTTTCGGTGGCTACGACACCTCGGCCTACCTCATGGGTTGGACCGGCGGCTATGTGCTTCTGGCGATGCTTCTTGCGCCCTATCTGCGCAAGTTCGGCAAATACACCGTGCCTGAATTCATCGGCGACCGCTTCTACTCGGGCAGCGCCCGTATGGTGGCCGTGGTCTGTCTCATCGTGGCTTCGGTCACCTATGTGATCGGCCAGATGACCGGCGTCGGCGTTGCTTTCTCGCGCTTCCTCGAAGTGTCGAACGCAACGGGCCTCTACATCGGTGCAGCCATCGTGTTCCTCTACGCCGTTCTCGGCGGCATGAAGGGCATCACCTATACCCAGGTTGCACAGTATGTCGTTCTGATCATCGCTTACACCATTCCGGCGGTCTTCATTTCGCTCCAGCTCACCGGCAATCCGATCCCTGCTCTCGGTCTCTTCTCCGAGCACACCGCATCGGGCCAGCCGCTTCTGACCACGCTCGAAGGTCTCCTGTCCGACCTCGGCTTTGCGACCTATACCGAACAGCATGACACCACGCTGAACATGTTCCTGTTCACCGTTTCGCTCATGATCGGTACCGCAGGTCTGCCGCACGTTATCGTTCGCTTCTTCACGGTTCCGACCGTCAAGGACGCACGTTCGTCGGCCGGTTGGGCGCTCGTGTTCATCGCGCTTCTCTACCTCACCGCTCCGGCAGTGGGTGCAATGGCGCGTCTGAACCTGATCACCACCTTCTACCCGAACGGCACCGCCGAAGCTCCGCTGTCGCTGGACGAAATCCAGAACAACGAAGCCCTCGACTGGGTCCGTAACTGGGAAAAGACCGGTCTTCTCAAGTTTGACGACAAGAACGGCGACGGCAACATCGCTTATGTCGCAAACGGCGAAGCCAACGAACTCACCGTAAACCGCGACATCATCGTGCTTGCCAACCCTGAAATCGCACAGCTTCCGGGCTGGGTGATCGCTCTGGTGGCCGCTGGTGGTCTTGCTGCAGCACTTTCGACCGCTGCGGGTCTTCTGATGGCGATTGCGTCCGCTGTGTCGCATGACCTCATCAAAGGCCAGCTGAACCCGAACATCTCGGAAAAAGGCGAACTTCTTGCGGCTCGTATCGCAATGGGCGTTGCCATCGCGGTTGCAACCTACCTCGGCCTCAACCCTCCGGGCTTCGCCGCTCAGACCGTTGCTCTCGCATTCGGCCTCGCAGCAGCGTCGATCTTCCCGGCACTGATGATGGGCATCTTCTCGAAGCGCATCAACAACAAGGGCGCGGTTGCAGGCATGGTCGCAGGTCTGATCGTGACGATCGTCTACATCTTCCTGCACAAGGGTTGGTTCTTCATTCCGGACACCAACAGCTTCACCGATGCTGATCCGCTGCTTCTCTCGATCAAGTCGACTTCGTTCGGCGCGGTCGGTGCACTGATCAACTTCATTGTTGCCTACCTTGTCTCGAACGCAACCGACGAAGTTCCGGCGGACGTTCAGGAGCTTGTCGAAAGCATCCGCATCCCCCGTGGTGCAGGCTCTGCCGTAGACCACTAAGATTAAACGGTCTGGCCTTCGGGTCAGCCTCGTTCCATACTACCGAAGTGGGCCCTAGGGCCCGCTTCACTCACGGAACGGAGGCTAAAGTTGGGTGACACCCCTCTCGATATCGGTCGCTTTCTCAGAAGCACCCACCCCTATGATCTCCTTGATCCGAAAAAACTTTCCCCGATCGAAAAAAACTTCGAGCATTTGACGCTCGGGTCTGGCGTGACCGTCTTTTCCTCGGGCGATGTCTGCGAATTCATCTACCTGATCGAAGAAGGCACGGTCGAGATTTCCGACAGCCACGGTGCCCTTGTTTCGATCCTTCAGCCGCGCAACCATTTCGGCGAGCGGGGCGCGCTGCGGGACGGGATCGCCGTCACCACGGCCAAAACCTCGTCTCAGGCCTCGCTCTTGCGCATTCCGCGCGCGTTCTTCCTCAAGATGCTCTCCGAGCATGAAACGCTGGCCCGCTATTTCCGCCGCGGCCAACCGCGCCAGAACCAGCTCGGCGGTCTGACAACCCTGCCCGTAAGCGAGCTGACCAAACGCACCCCGATCACCTGCGCCTCAGACACAAGCATCGCGAGCGCCGCGCGGCTCATGCGGGACCAGAAGATTTCCTGTCTCGGGATCGAGGATAACGGCGTTCTCGTCGGCATTCTGACCATCCGTGATCTGACCAACCGCGTTCTGGCCGAAGGGCGCGATCCCTCGGGCCCCGTGAGCGAGGTGATGACACCAAAGCCCGTGACGCTGCCGCCCGCCTCGCTGGGTTCGGACGTGCTCCACGCGATGGTCGAAAAGAACATCTCGCATCTGCCCATCGTCGAAGGCACAAAACTGGTCGGCATCGTCACCCAAAGCGATCTCACCCGCCACCAAGCCGCAAGCCAGAGCCAGATCGTCGCCGACCTCGGCGCCTCTGAAACCGTCGAAGAACTGGCCCATTCGACCAAGCGCCTGCCCGAGCTTTTGGTGCAACTCGTCGGCGCCCATCTCGCCCATGATGTCGTAACCCGCAAAATCACCGATGTCGCCGACATCGTGACCCGCCGTCTTGTCAAACTCGCCGAAGCCGAATTCGGCCCCGCCCCCGTGCCCTTCTGTTGGGCCGCTTGCGGAAGTCAGGGTCGCCGCGAACAGACGGGCGTCTCGGATCAAGACAATTGTCTCATCATCGACGATAGCGCCACTGCGGACGACATGGTCTATTTCCAGAAGCTCGCGAAATTCGTGAGCGACGGTCTCAATGCTTGTGGCTATGTCTATTGTCCGGGCGACATGATGGCGACCGCCAAGCGCTGGCAACAGCCGCTCTCGGTCTGGCTCGGTTATTTCCGCAAATGGATCGCCACGCCCGACCCCGAAGCGCAAATGCTCGCTTCGGTCATGTTCGACCTGCGTCCCATCGCAGGGGACAGCACGCTCTTTGATCGGCTCCAAAGCGAAGGCCTCGCTGCCGCCGCCAAGAACTCGATCTTTGTCTCGCATATGATCGGCAACTCGCTGACCCACACGCCGCCGCTTTCCCTTCTTCGCGGCTTTGCAACGATCAAATCGGGCGAGCACCGCAATCAGCTCGATCTCAAGATGAACGGCGTTGTGCCTGTGGTGGACATCGGCCGCATCTACGCACTCAAAGGCAAACTCGCCGCCGTAAACACGCGCGCCCGCCTTGATGCCGCGGTCGAGACGGGCCTTCTGTCAAGCTCGGGCGGCCGTGACCTCATCGCCGCCTATGACACCATCGCCACCGTGCGGCTCGAACATCAGGCCAACCAGATCCGGCGCGGCGAAAAACCCGACAACTTCCTCTCGCCCTCAAGCCTTCCCGCTTTCGAGAGAAGTCACCTGCGCGACGCCTTCGTTGTGGTGCGCTCGCTTCAATCCACGCTCGGCGCATCCGTCGTCAGATAAGGACCCCCCATGCTCTTTGATCTCATCGCAACGATTGTTGTCGGCGTCGGTGTCTCGGGTATCGTGATCGGTATCAACAAACTCTCGGGGAGCAGGTTCCCCAAATGGCTCACGCCGATGTGTGTCGGCCTCTCGATGATCGGCTTTACGATCTTCAATGAATACGCATGGTTCAGAAATACCGAACTCAATCTCCCCGAAAACACCGTGGTCGCTCAAAAGATCGAAGAGAGCAAATTCTATCGGCCTTGGACCTATATCTGGCCGCAAACCTCGCGGTTTATCGCGCTTGCGGACATCCAGAGCGTCTCGGCCGACACGGTCTCGGCGGGGATCATCCTTGTGACCCGCTGGCAAAATGCGCTCGAAATTCCGGCTGTCTTCGACTGTGCCGGAGCGCGCCGCGCCGATTTCCCGCTCGGTCTTCCGCAGGACATCCAAGCCGCCTTGCCCAAGGCCGAATGGATCGCTCTTTCGGCCGACGATCCGCTCCTGACCACGGCCTGCCGGACCTGAAAGGAACCGTTATGCGCATCTTGATCGCGTCCAGCCACGAAGCCTTGGCCCACGCTGTCGGAGAAATCTTCGAGATCGAGGGATATGCGCACGACTGGCAAAAAGACCCTGATCAAGCCTTGGCCTTCCTTGCGTCGGACGCCTTCGACGTGTTTCTGGTCGATCACGAGATCGGCGCCGTGCGCGGCGCGACCTTGGCGCAAGAGGCCCGCGAGGCGCATCCCAAAGACCTCCGCATCGTGCTCATGGCGCGCCACGCCGACATCGGCACCCGCACACGCGTCGAATCCACCAAGCTCGACGCGCTTCTGGCCAAACCTTTTGACCGAAGCGCCCTCCTCGCCGCTGTGACAGGAGAGGCCCGATCATGAACACCCCGC includes:
- a CDS encoding response regulator translates to MRILIASSHEALAHAVGEIFEIEGYAHDWQKDPDQALAFLASDAFDVFLVDHEIGAVRGATLAQEAREAHPKDLRIVLMARHADIGTRTRVESTKLDALLAKPFDRSALLAAVTGEARS
- a CDS encoding sodium:solute symporter family protein; translation: MDQFTLNLLIVGATFALYIGIAIWARAGTTSEFYAAGRGVNPIMNGMATGADWMSAASFISMAGIIAFGGYDTSAYLMGWTGGYVLLAMLLAPYLRKFGKYTVPEFIGDRFYSGSARMVAVVCLIVASVTYVIGQMTGVGVAFSRFLEVSNATGLYIGAAIVFLYAVLGGMKGITYTQVAQYVVLIIAYTIPAVFISLQLTGNPIPALGLFSEHTASGQPLLTTLEGLLSDLGFATYTEQHDTTLNMFLFTVSLMIGTAGLPHVIVRFFTVPTVKDARSSAGWALVFIALLYLTAPAVGAMARLNLITTFYPNGTAEAPLSLDEIQNNEALDWVRNWEKTGLLKFDDKNGDGNIAYVANGEANELTVNRDIIVLANPEIAQLPGWVIALVAAGGLAAALSTAAGLLMAIASAVSHDLIKGQLNPNISEKGELLAARIAMGVAIAVATYLGLNPPGFAAQTVALAFGLAAASIFPALMMGIFSKRINNKGAVAGMVAGLIVTIVYIFLHKGWFFIPDTNSFTDADPLLLSIKSTSFGAVGALINFIVAYLVSNATDEVPADVQELVESIRIPRGAGSAVDH
- a CDS encoding DUF294 nucleotidyltransferase-like domain-containing protein, whose translation is MGDTPLDIGRFLRSTHPYDLLDPKKLSPIEKNFEHLTLGSGVTVFSSGDVCEFIYLIEEGTVEISDSHGALVSILQPRNHFGERGALRDGIAVTTAKTSSQASLLRIPRAFFLKMLSEHETLARYFRRGQPRQNQLGGLTTLPVSELTKRTPITCASDTSIASAARLMRDQKISCLGIEDNGVLVGILTIRDLTNRVLAEGRDPSGPVSEVMTPKPVTLPPASLGSDVLHAMVEKNISHLPIVEGTKLVGIVTQSDLTRHQAASQSQIVADLGASETVEELAHSTKRLPELLVQLVGAHLAHDVVTRKITDVADIVTRRLVKLAEAEFGPAPVPFCWAACGSQGRREQTGVSDQDNCLIIDDSATADDMVYFQKLAKFVSDGLNACGYVYCPGDMMATAKRWQQPLSVWLGYFRKWIATPDPEAQMLASVMFDLRPIAGDSTLFDRLQSEGLAAAAKNSIFVSHMIGNSLTHTPPLSLLRGFATIKSGEHRNQLDLKMNGVVPVVDIGRIYALKGKLAAVNTRARLDAAVETGLLSSSGGRDLIAAYDTIATVRLEHQANQIRRGEKPDNFLSPSSLPAFERSHLRDAFVVVRSLQSTLGASVVR